One genomic window of Oncorhynchus nerka isolate Pitt River unplaced genomic scaffold, Oner_Uvic_2.0 unplaced_scaffold_2332, whole genome shotgun sequence includes the following:
- the LOC135567239 gene encoding trafficking kinesin-binding protein 2-like, whose protein sequence is MATPPIPGSGGSCLVMTAQPFLSAQGIDQSHGRANREEVPLGKPGAPGGNDLVSALHRLSLRRQNFLCERQFFQAERDKKLEALAGGVESDVEGSGYSSPMSSVMSSFTNLSEFSVSSSCFKTFLPEKLQIVKPMEGSLTLHHWQQLAMPHLGTILDPHPGVVTKGFRPLPHDALADTVYRLTDLEEDEEGGDEEQKYDMR, encoded by the exons ATGGCCACGCCCCCTATCCCCGGCTCGGGAGGCAGCTGCCTGGTGATGACGGCCCAGCCCTTCCTGTCCGCACAGGGGATCGACCAATCCCACGGCCGCGCCAA TAGGGAGGAGGTCCCGCTCGGCAAGCCTGGCGCACCAGGAGGAAATGACCTCGTGTCGGCGCTACACCGCCTCTCCCTGCGGCGGCAGAATTTCCTGTGCGAGCGGCAGTTCTTCCAGGCAGAACGCGACAAGAAGCTGGAGGCCCTGGCTGGGGGAGTGGAATCGGATGTGGAGGGGAGTGGCTACAGCTCACCAATGAGCAGCGTCATGTCATCCTTCACCAACCTATCAGAGTTCTCGGTCTCGTCCAGCTGTTTTAAGACCTTCCTGCCTGAGAAGCTGCAGATCGTCAAGCCCATGGAGG GCTCTCTGACTCTGCACCACTGGCAGCAGCTGGCCATGCCCCACCTGGGCACCATCCTGGACCCCCACCCGGGCGTGGTCACCAAGGGCTTTCGGCCCCTCCCCCATGATGCTCTCGCCGACACCGTCTACCGCCTCACCGACCTGGAGGAAGACGAAGAGGGAGGCGACGAAGAACAGAAATATGACATGAGAG